One genomic region from Bacillus aquiflavi encodes:
- a CDS encoding nicotinate-nucleotide adenylyltransferase: MKKIGIFGGTFDPPHYGHLLIANEVLCSLQLDEIWFMPNQDPPHKEKSANVCNEDRVNMLQLCIKDHPKFRVETIELKRPGRSYTYDTMKMLTTLYPNHQFYFIIGADMIEYLPKWQQIDQLVQLVQFVGVKRPTFKHETTYPVVYVDIPEIGFSSSMIRERLKTGRSVRYLLHDSVRLYIKENHLYGS; the protein is encoded by the coding sequence ATGAAAAAAATCGGTATATTTGGAGGGACTTTTGATCCGCCCCACTATGGACATCTCCTCATTGCAAATGAGGTTTTATGCAGTTTGCAGCTTGACGAAATTTGGTTTATGCCTAATCAAGATCCTCCTCATAAAGAAAAATCAGCAAATGTTTGCAATGAAGATCGGGTAAACATGTTACAGTTATGTATTAAGGATCACCCAAAATTTCGCGTTGAAACAATTGAATTAAAGCGTCCTGGGCGGTCTTATACGTATGATACGATGAAAATGTTAACTACATTATATCCGAATCATCAATTTTATTTTATCATCGGTGCGGATATGATTGAATATTTACCGAAATGGCAGCAAATTGATCAATTAGTTCAACTTGTTCAATTTGTAGGGGTGAAGAGGCCGACTTTCAAACACGAAACTACTTATCCAGTCGTTTATGTAGATATTCCTGAGATAGGTTTTTCATCGAGTATGATTCGTGAACGTTTAAAAACAGGAAGATCGGTCCGGTACTTACTGCATGATTCGGTTAGACTTTACATAAAGGAGAATCATTTATATGGATCGTGA
- the yhbY gene encoding ribosome assembly RNA-binding protein YhbY, protein MLTGKQKRFLRAKAHHLNPIFQVGKGGVNDNMLKTMNDALEARELIKINILQNCEEDKGTIADKLKTGLNAELVQTIGNIIVLYKESKENKQIILP, encoded by the coding sequence ATGTTAACTGGAAAACAAAAAAGATTTTTACGAGCAAAAGCTCACCATTTAAATCCCATTTTCCAAGTTGGAAAAGGTGGCGTAAATGATAACATGCTAAAGACAATGAATGATGCACTTGAAGCTAGAGAATTAATTAAAATAAATATTTTGCAAAACTGTGAAGAAGATAAGGGAACAATTGCTGACAAGCTTAAAACTGGTTTGAATGCAGAACTTGTACAAACCATTGGCAATATAATTGTTTTATATAAAGAATCGAAGGAAAATAAGCAAATAATACTTCCTTAA
- the aroE gene encoding shikimate dehydrogenase codes for MENLFAVIGDPIAHSMSPIMHNDLFSFYKIDAHYHPLRVQQEYLEDAIKGLKAIGISGFNVTAPHKTAIIPFLDQLDPLAKTIGAVNTVVNENGRLIGYNTDGSGFVRGLREKIVELLGKKVLIIGAGGAARAIYFSLASEGVSDIDIANRTIERAESLISTCPFSVRSRSLTMSEGEECANDYNIIIQTTSIGMSPQLEGIPFSAKNIKSGTIVSDIIYNPLETKFLREAKKKGAIVQNGLQMFVYQGALAFEKWTGMFPDTEMMKRNMMNQLGG; via the coding sequence GTGGAAAATTTATTTGCTGTTATTGGGGACCCAATTGCACATTCAATGTCTCCTATAATGCATAATGATTTATTTTCTTTTTATAAAATAGATGCCCATTATCATCCATTACGAGTTCAGCAAGAATATTTAGAAGATGCGATCAAAGGTTTAAAAGCTATTGGTATTTCCGGATTTAATGTGACAGCCCCGCATAAAACGGCGATCATCCCTTTTCTTGATCAGCTTGATCCGCTTGCAAAAACAATTGGAGCAGTAAATACCGTAGTTAACGAAAATGGAAGGTTAATTGGGTATAATACAGACGGAAGCGGTTTTGTCCGCGGTTTACGTGAAAAGATAGTTGAATTGTTAGGAAAAAAGGTATTAATCATTGGTGCAGGAGGAGCGGCACGGGCGATTTATTTCTCGCTTGCCAGTGAAGGGGTTAGTGATATCGACATTGCCAATCGTACAATCGAAAGAGCTGAATCGCTTATTTCTACATGTCCCTTTTCAGTGCGATCCCGCTCTTTAACAATGAGTGAAGGTGAAGAATGTGCGAATGATTATAATATTATTATTCAAACAACGTCTATTGGAATGTCGCCACAACTAGAGGGTATCCCTTTTTCTGCAAAAAATATAAAAAGCGGTACAATTGTGAGTGATATTATTTATAATCCACTTGAAACGAAATTTTTACGAGAAGCAAAGAAGAAAGGAGCAATTGTTCAGAACGGTTTACAAATGTTTGTCTATCAAGGTGCACTTGCATTTGAAAAATGGACCGGAATGTTTCCAGATACAGAAATGATGAAGCGAAATATGATGAACCAGCTGGGGGGTTAA
- a CDS encoding YqeG family HAD IIIA-type phosphatase yields the protein MLKKFLPNEHVKSIFEITPERLKEKGIKGIITDLDNTLVEWDRPNATPKLIKWFESMQQHNISVTIVSNNNEDRVKAFSDPHKIPFIFRARKPFTAAFHKALTRMKLNKTEVVVIGDQLLTDILGGNRSGFYTILVVPVAQTDGFATKFNRMIERRILNWFKRKGMIQWED from the coding sequence TTGTTGAAGAAATTTTTACCTAATGAACATGTAAAGAGTATTTTTGAAATTACGCCAGAGAGATTAAAAGAAAAAGGCATTAAAGGAATTATTACTGACTTGGATAATACTCTAGTAGAATGGGATCGTCCAAATGCAACGCCAAAGCTGATTAAGTGGTTTGAAAGCATGCAACAACATAATATTTCCGTTACAATTGTTTCAAATAATAATGAAGATCGAGTAAAAGCTTTTTCAGACCCACATAAGATTCCATTTATTTTTCGTGCACGAAAGCCGTTTACAGCTGCTTTTCATAAAGCACTTACGAGGATGAAATTAAACAAAACAGAAGTTGTTGTAATTGGTGATCAGCTTTTAACCGATATATTAGGAGGCAATCGATCCGGATTTTATACAATTCTCGTTGTTCCTGTTGCTCAAACAGACGGTTTTGCAACAAAGTTTAACCGGATGATTGAAAGGAGAATTTTAAATTGGTTTAAAAGAAAAGGAATGATTCAATGGGAGGATTGA
- a CDS encoding sporulation histidine kinase inhibitor Sda: MRRLSDKLLIESYYKAIELNLNPEFIRLIEIEIHRRSLPFKIKVSS, encoded by the coding sequence ATGAGAAGGTTATCAGACAAGTTATTAATAGAATCGTATTATAAAGCAATTGAACTAAATTTAAATCCTGAATTTATACGCCTCATTGAAATAGAAATTCACCGACGCTCCTTGCCTTTTAAAATTAAGGTATCATCATAA
- a CDS encoding phosphatidylserine decarboxylase: MIQTIYRALIELTNGKWTSYLLKKLATSKLSRLLIPSFAKIYQLNKQEMEFPLNHYATLHDLFVRKLKADARKINDETNSVFSPVDAVIEDIGEKEANNQIIVKGKVYSVSEMIGSDEHLQKYLNGTYMIFYLSPSHYHRIHSPASGKITDHWTLGNKSFPVNKLGLKYGKSPLSKNYRKITEMQHERGHIAIVKVGAMCVNSIELTYEQVQLTKGQEIAYFTFGSTVVLLFEKNTFQVCPLLQVPMNIKVGEKIGHFITK, translated from the coding sequence ATGATTCAAACAATTTATCGCGCCCTCATTGAACTTACTAATGGAAAATGGACTTCATATTTATTGAAAAAATTAGCAACATCAAAACTAAGCCGCTTACTTATTCCGTCATTTGCAAAAATTTATCAGTTGAATAAACAAGAAATGGAGTTCCCGCTAAATCATTACGCAACATTACATGATTTATTTGTAAGAAAACTAAAAGCAGATGCTCGGAAAATCAATGATGAAACAAATTCTGTTTTTAGTCCTGTTGATGCAGTTATAGAAGATATTGGGGAAAAAGAAGCAAATAATCAAATTATTGTGAAAGGAAAAGTTTATTCAGTTTCAGAAATGATTGGAAGCGATGAGCATTTACAAAAATATTTGAACGGTACTTATATGATCTTTTATTTAAGTCCAAGCCATTACCATCGTATCCATAGTCCAGCAAGTGGAAAAATAACAGATCATTGGACTTTAGGAAATAAATCGTTTCCTGTTAATAAACTTGGACTAAAATACGGAAAAAGTCCTCTTTCAAAAAACTACCGAAAAATAACAGAGATGCAACATGAAAGGGGTCATATTGCGATTGTTAAAGTCGGAGCTATGTGTGTGAACTCAATTGAGTTAACTTATGAGCAAGTCCAATTAACAAAAGGCCAAGAAATAGCTTATTTTACGTTTGGATCAACTGTGGTACTTTTATTTGAAAAAAATACATTTCAAGTTTGTCCTTTATTGCAAGTTCCTATGAACATTAAAGTTGGGGAAAAAATTGGTCATTTCATCACAAAATAA
- the pssA gene encoding CDP-diacylglycerol--serine O-phosphatidyltransferase, producing MFLSNVLDQTLKKIKSQTANVLTLTNLSLGGFAIIFILKGQLNLSLLLIFIAVLTDRFDGAAARKFNIESELGKQLDSMSDIISFGVAPALLMYQGILFEFGAPGSFFTFFYIGCGAFRLARFNISENNGYFTGLPITAAGCLATLSFLAIPYAPAQLFLFIMIILSFLMISPFKLKKV from the coding sequence TTGTTTTTATCAAACGTTTTAGATCAAACATTAAAAAAAATAAAGTCTCAAACAGCAAACGTTCTTACATTGACAAACTTATCGCTAGGCGGATTTGCTATTATTTTCATTTTAAAAGGACAGCTAAATTTAAGTCTGCTGCTAATTTTTATTGCTGTACTTACAGATCGATTTGATGGAGCAGCTGCTAGAAAATTTAACATTGAATCAGAATTAGGCAAACAACTTGATTCAATGAGTGATATTATTTCGTTTGGCGTTGCACCTGCACTGTTAATGTATCAAGGAATTTTATTTGAGTTCGGTGCGCCAGGTTCATTTTTCACTTTTTTTTATATCGGTTGTGGTGCTTTTCGCCTTGCCCGCTTTAATATTAGCGAAAATAATGGTTATTTTACTGGCTTGCCAATTACCGCGGCTGGTTGTTTAGCTACACTAAGCTTTCTTGCTATTCCGTATGCTCCTGCGCAATTATTTTTATTTATCATGATTATTTTATCGTTCCTAATGATTAGTCCATTCAAATTAAAAAAGGTTTAA